From the Melospiza georgiana isolate bMelGeo1 chromosome 4, bMelGeo1.pri, whole genome shotgun sequence genome, the window AATTAAGGAAAAGAAGAACAACACATTCAGGACCTTTCTATGAGCAGAGTAGGAGGAGAGATTTTAGTGAAAATGTGCAAGATCTTAATGTCCAGTTCCAGAGGAAGGCTAAATATGCTTCATTAAAAATGAACAACAAGGTATTGaagatatgaaaaaaataaccatTTGCACTTGTTACTCACATGAACATGAGGAACTAATTAGGTCTTGCACCATTGCAGTCTCCACAttagggagggaaaaaaacttcTGTCTTTTTGTAGAATCATAGAGTGGTATGTGTTGAAAGGAACCTTAAATATCATCTCAATCCAAACCCCCTGCATGGGACAGGCCATGTGCCACCAGACCAGCATGCCCCAAACCCATCACTGGCCTTTTCCTCCTACACGCTGGACACAGGATACCTGAAAAACCTTTAATTTTAGTAACTTTCTCCAAAGGAATTTTTGGAGTATTTAGTTTCCCCAGGACTCTTTTGGGAGTAAAGGCTCCTCTCAGAAGCTgatgtttttttatttcatacCAATGATGCTGCAGAAAATTCTCCCTGGCCCAGATCAGTTCTGAGAcacattcccagcactgctgtaaCAGATTACGTTCAAATTGAGATCTTTTTGCTTACTGAGCAAAACTGTTCATCCTTGAATGAACTGCAGCCCTCCCAGGGAAACCTCAGCTCCAGGACTGATTTCCTGACACATCTCCCTGTGTATGGGGTTACAGGAGACAACCTCTGGTGTTCCAGGACGGGGTGCACCTGTAGCAACCCcacataaaatcacagaatcgcAGAATTGCaaaatcacaggatcacagTGTGGCGTGaggggatccagggagagcccagggcagaTTTGGGCTGTGGAgacaggaggaaagggaagcagATTTGGCAGGGAAGGTCTCTCGCCAAAATCAACTTCAATCCTAGGAGGGAAAAAGCTCCTTGTCTCATGCATCCATCcatgctcccagcacaggctgcaggctgGATCACAAAGGTCACAAGTGCAACTGAGAGCAGTCAGATTCTGAGCTACTTTCTCTTTAAAGCTCTTGCCTTCATGCAGGAGGGACATGTGTATGATTTTTCTCAGAGTCATACATTTTCCTACACTGAGATGACAAAACATGGAATTTTGAGCATCAGAGCCTTCTGCTCCATGGAAATCTGTTTCATTACATGCATCCTCAGTGCTGACACCTTTTCCTCTTCTTACCCTCTCAAGCTGATCAACTCAGCTTATTCCATGGATATGGATACAGAGATGTCCATCCGTAATCGATACAAGATCACTCCACAGCAAATTGGCCAGAGTCAGGCTATCAACCAAGACTACAAAAACCTCCAGGGTTTGGACCGTGGTCACTTGAGCCCCAGTGGCCACCAAAGTGGCAACAAAAACAAGACAGCTACCTTCACCCTCACCAACATAGTGCCCCAGAACAGCATACTCAACAAGGGCCAGTGGAAAGACTACGAGAACCAAACGATGGCTCGGAATACCCAGGGCTGTACAAGGACCTACGTGATCACgggtgctgtgcctgggagcacCTACATCTCCAATAACAGGGTTAATGTGCCCAGCCACATCTGgtcagctgcctgctgccagaCCAACACCACCATGAAGACTTGGGCAGCCATTGCTGGAAACAACATGAACCGGGTGCAGAACCTCACACGAGCACAACTGGAGGCCAACTTGACCCAGCTCTACGGGAGGGGACAGGTTTCTCTGTTCCACAGTGCCTGTCCCCCCTAACAAACCTCATATCCTGGGTGGAAAAGGCTCATGAGCTTTTCCCACATGCcattagaatcacagaatgctttgtgTGTTATGGGATTTCAAAGATCATCTTCTTccatccctttccctgtgcagtgacaccttccactacaccaggttgctccaagccccatccaacacttccagggatgggacagccacagcttctctgctcACTCTGTGacagggcctccccacccccTCAGTACAGAATTTCTCCCGAACATCTCATGTAACCCTGCCCTTTGTCAGTGTGAAACCATtctctcttgtcctgtcactccatgcccttaTCCAAAATCCCTCTCAGATCTCTTGGTGAACTTCTAGGTAGTGGAAGGGGATTGAACTTCTCTCCACAGCCTTTTCTTGTCAAGGCTGAGCACACTCAGCtgtctcagcctgtctccagaACAGAGATGTTCCAGACCATGAAACATTTTCGTGGCCTCCACTGGACTCC encodes:
- the LOC131082381 gene encoding endonuclease domain-containing 1 protein-like produces the protein MLGLLLLLQVLASCLWLGHSEVVTSFTTCPQFFYARIPPNNALNPHNPAWICQHFRNSYHYATLYDRDRRIPVYSAYIYQPGSGSRSPKWYAEPQLINSAYSMDMDTEMSIRNRYKITPQQIGQSQAINQDYKNLQGLDRGHLSPSGHQSGNKNKTATFTLTNIVPQNSILNKGQWKDYENQTMARNTQGCTRTYVITGAVPGSTYISNNRVNVPSHIWSAACCQTNTTMKTWAAIAGNNMNRVQNLTRAQLEANLTQLYGRGQVSLFHSACPP